The following are from one region of the Vicinamibacteria bacterium genome:
- a CDS encoding alpha-L-glutamate ligase: MSRIHVIHENAEWTAPLFEELDNLGLPYEDWSLIEGRIHLDHEPPDGVFYNRMSASSHTRGHRYSPEYAGAVLAWLESHGRRVSNTGRALQLELSKAAQSAALRAFGIPTPRTIAAIGRRGVVEAAHAFDNAFITKHNRGGKGLGVRLFRTREALASYVEGPEFEPSPDGITLVQQYVQAPAPFITRCEFVGGEFLYAVRVDTSDGFQLCPADACDSDDRLCPASQAPRHRFEILDDFDHPFLPMLRRFLGANGIDMGGVELIEDKQGRSYVYDVNTNTNYNEDAERRAGKERLGMRSIARYLGEELARVQGEPSIARYAVS, encoded by the coding sequence ATGAGTCGTATCCACGTCATCCACGAGAACGCCGAATGGACCGCGCCTTTGTTCGAGGAGCTCGACAACCTGGGTCTGCCTTACGAGGACTGGTCCTTGATCGAGGGGCGCATCCATCTCGACCACGAGCCGCCCGACGGTGTCTTCTACAATCGGATGAGCGCGTCCTCACATACACGCGGCCATCGGTACTCTCCGGAGTACGCGGGAGCCGTCCTTGCCTGGCTCGAGAGTCATGGGCGCCGCGTCTCGAACACCGGCAGGGCCCTTCAGCTCGAGCTCAGCAAGGCGGCCCAGTCTGCCGCCCTGCGGGCGTTTGGAATCCCCACGCCGCGCACGATTGCCGCCATCGGACGGCGGGGCGTCGTGGAAGCCGCGCACGCCTTTGACAACGCCTTCATCACCAAACACAACCGAGGAGGTAAAGGGCTTGGCGTGCGCTTGTTTCGAACCAGGGAAGCTCTGGCGAGCTATGTCGAAGGCCCCGAGTTCGAGCCGTCCCCGGACGGCATCACGCTCGTTCAGCAGTACGTGCAAGCGCCGGCGCCCTTCATCACACGATGCGAGTTCGTGGGTGGCGAGTTTCTCTACGCGGTCCGGGTCGACACGTCGGACGGCTTTCAGCTCTGCCCCGCCGACGCATGCGACTCGGACGACAGGCTCTGCCCTGCCTCCCAAGCGCCGCGACACCGCTTCGAGATCCTCGACGATTTCGACCATCCGTTTCTGCCCATGCTGCGCCGTTTTCTCGGGGCGAATGGCATCGACATGGGGGGCGTCGAGCTCATCGAAGACAAGCAGGGACGTTCCTATGTCTACGACGTCAACACCAACACGAACTACAACGAAGACGCCGAGCGCCGGGCCGGCAAAGAGCGGCTCGGCATGCGAAGCATCGCCCGATATCTCGGAGAGGAGCTCGCCCGCGTTCAGGGAGAGCCATCGATCGCCAGATACGCCGTGAGCTGA